GATGAATGCAACatttaattcaatattaaaCATGTCAATTCATCTACAATAAATTATTTCCGATGCAAATATATATCAATCAATTTCTATATTATGTTTTCTTGTTTGACTCAAGAAGTGataaattatactccctccgtcccactctaattgacaaaataattaaattacaataaccaatacaaactaataaatgacataaaAAGTTACTTGTATACCCTTCTATTGATAAtagagctaattaatgctattagtatattagtcaaattttcattaaatattcaccatttttccataaaagacatgactttaaataaggataaatatggaagattaaagaaaaaaaattatagttatgttagttttgtattagaatgggacaccaaaaactccatattttgtcaattagagtgggacggagggagtaattgcAAGAGACATTATAAAATGGCTTAATATCTcaaaaaactccgaccttttaactccttttcaattctaccctgacgttgaaaactgattaattttatcctattttgtatttttgtgtttcaattgtaccctgaaatattaaattgacgtcctTTTCatgtagaaaaaaattaaaaaaacgttctccatgtctaacatatattaattgtatatgttgaaaatttatttagatttaactaaattaattaagaatttaaattaattttaatttgattatgatttttagttagtttttaaaattaaaagatttatttgtacttttttgaatgaaaataaatttaattttatctttaaacttagttaattaaatgatttcatcatttaaaaaaaatataaaaaattaaaaattaggatacaattgaaacgagaaaatgcGAAATACGGTAAAATTGACCAATTTTCAACGTCAAGGTAAAATTAAAAAGGGGCTGAAAGGTCAGagtttttttaaggtattaggccTTATAAAATTGGGTTTGTGActcaataatatttttcatattttatcagtaatttaattttattataaaatttgtttaatttgtttaatttattttatacatttttatatataaatttatgttattCGTAATTCAACATTTGatgaatatttaatattaagtgtATGTTCTGTTTTTTTTAGAGTTGTTGCATGAGAAGGTGCAAACCAGCTCATGGTTCCCTTCTCTGTGGCAAGAAGGGCTAACCAAGCTCCGGCTCTAGCTGTCATGGGTCCAACCATCTCAAACCAGAATACTATAAAGTAGCTTTTGTTTACCTTTAAAAacaaaggcctaatgtcttaaaaaaccacgaccttttagccccttttcaatcataccctgacgttgaaaatttgtcaattttaccctattttgcatttttgtgtttcaattgtaccctgaaaaattaaattaacgtcttttgcgtttggaaatttgtttaaaacattctccatgtctcgcatatattgattgtatatttttaaaatttatttaaatttagttaaattaattaagaatttaaattagtgttaatttgattatgatttttagttagtttttaaaaataaaggacttatttgtacttttttgaataaaaaagaatttaatttcatgtttagacttaattaattgaatgatttcatcatttaagtaaaaaaattaacaaaaattaaaatattggggtacaattgaaaacggaaaattcaaaagtgggtaaaattgacaaattttcaacgtcagggtggaattgaaaaagagtttaaaggtgaggggtttttgagtgattaggccaaaaACAAACTTCCAAATATCTTTATTCCAAACAATTTATGGCCACATATAATAGTAGCATTTCTTACATAGTAAAACAAATTattcaacttttttattttttttccacttGGACCAAAATTAACTTTCTTATGTTATACTTTGATTTTGCCTGACCATAACAAAAAGGCCAAAAGTACAATTTTACCCTCATATTATATTAGGGTCGTTTGCATCTTGAACGCTAATAAATTTTTGTTCTCATATGAAATCAAGTGTTCTTAAAAAATAGGGATGGACAAAATAATCGGTTAAACTGATTAaccaaaattagaaaaaatcgAGCTGTaaaatgtggttaaccggtTTAAGAGTTaagctttaaattttaatttttaatttttatggttaatgatTTAGCTTTAGGTTCTGTAGTTTTAAAAACCGCGGTTAACCAGTTAACCTGtttgtaaataatatatatttttataaattatatatatatatatatatatatatatatgtttttaatgattcaaataaaatacaatttataatcTACACACataaaaaattctaaacacaaaaaaatatttaaagaatattttatttagaattataaaatatttacctaATTGAAATAGGAATATataagatttatattttaataattaaatagaatggagattaaagtttaattattagattatatttaaaattttatattttttgtatctaatttttttaatgtttacatggttaaaaaccgtaaaaccgCAAAACCaaattgttttaaatggttaaccatttaaaattttagatttaggtttttaagtttaaaaatcgTACTAATATGAACCGGTTTATAAATTATCCTAGCGGACCGGTTAACGATCCATGCCCACCCCCTATTAAAAAGTAACAAAGCATGCCCTCTTTtgataaaatctaaaatttcataTGATATTTGCGTTGTGagtataaaattaacaattctATTAGAAGAgctgaaataattttttctttcacATAGCACTACTTGTACTAGAGATTTTTCATGTACAAAATTCATTaagtttttatataatatatgtttattgTTTGATATGATAGAAAATTATGACaacgttaatttttttttgaaaaaaattatttgattttccaACTAAAAGGTGGAACAAAAACCCTATAAATTTATGAATCTATGTTTAATCTGAATAATGCAATTTGTACATCtggatttcaaattttaatgattaaaaatttacaaatatagtAAATTTTATGGATTTCAAATATCTTTAAGCTTCATAATAACGTTAGCTTCTATACGGGAACAAACAAATAAAGAGTCAAGTTGCAAACCGACCAGAATATAAGggtcaaaattatattttagtctCGAACAAAACAAACGGGTGAAGAAGACACCAGTCGTGATGATGGGTCCTTGTTACGGGGCCCAGAAGTCACAACCATTTATAACTTTACACCTAAGCATTATGGACCCCATTTAATTTCCAAATGGCTTGTCAATTTCAACCActgatttcaattttaattttgtgttaatttaacaaaaatgtAGTTTTCTGGGTTCCTACTTGTTTGGGTTTTGGTCCACCATTTTGATAGTTACCTTTGCTTTGTGTGCCCTTTTCAACTTTAAAGAGTTTTTCTTCCAATCTCCACATCACATGTAGCTTCATTTGGTGCCAACAGTTGCTAATTTTATCATTCTAATTGTCTACATCAACTTAAATTTCATTACTTACTCAATTATGAACATTACAATATTTACatgtatataattatttttaaaaaggaatGACAAGGATTTTATGagatttatataattaatttaactcagattaatatttaaaataaataattgattgaATCGGTCTTCCAAATTTGCAGTCAAGTCTTGCTTGTTCATTGTCATTTGtcaatttgttaaaaaattcatattatgCTACTTACAAAGTAGAACTCAAAATTATTAAACCTTATAACCTAAAAGAATTTGAACATGTACcatttcatcaattttatttttattaattataatacgATTTAAGAAATTTGGAAATTGTAATTACATCAATTGAACTTAATTTGACTCGAGGAGCAGTTATTATtgcatttattaaattaaattatgagaagcaataaatatttgaattgtttggatGCAATTAGATTGTAAATTCGTACAAATTTGCCAAATTTGTTTTGGACGGTAGGGTTAAGGACAAAATAAAGAGTTGGTTACAAAAATTATTGAATCGTTTTGGTAATGATTTGCGGAAACAAAATTATGAAGGGAGTGGTGCCCATCAATTATGTATGCTCTCGCAGTTTTAGATCGATTGGCAGCTTATGAGAAATACAAAGTGTACGATTAGAGAGGAAAAgtgtttatgaaaaaaattaaacttgcaattttagcaaattattatttaatatttatattttttgaactgTAGTTCattgttaaaaaagtaaaatttataaaaagtcttttgtttaaataaaatatcataaatgAATTAACTTGTAACAATGTATATTtgttctaattatttaaaaactattCACGTTGAAAATAGTTTTTTGTTTACACCCTGACGTAGGGAAAAACCGTTCGTATCTTTTTTTGGATTTTCATATTTCACCTCTATCTCAAATAAGGGTATAGTTGAGTAGTTGATGATTTAATTAAGCtaaatatgaaaatattaaaaacaagtggctaataatcacccacggaccctgactttaggggtaccttacgctaaaccccctgataaaaaaaaacgatcagtaaaccccctattCTTTGTGACGGCTGCACGTAAACCCCCTGAGCCCATTTCTCGCCGATATTTTGGcaaaatgatgacgtggcacgaTATATTCACTGACGGCTCTGCAAGTCACTCTGCATGCATGTCAGACATGTGTAAGAATGTGTAAGGCTGTGTAAGGTTGTGTCGgttgacttttttcaaaaaaaaaaaaaaaaaaaaaaatcatttttaccgCTCGGTTAAAAatcactttctctctctaacatttttaacttttcccTCTTCTTCTCCCttagtttatttgattttatttctgtCCCAAAAAAAAACGTCCTTTCTGTTCTTTTCGTGTACCTACTTCGTTTCTTCTTCGCCTTGATCGTTTCTTCGTCGCCTTCTTAGTTTCCTGTTAGGGTTTGGTTTCTTGATCGTCTTCTTGGGTTTTCTTCGTTTCTTAGCAACTGGGTatgtaacattttataatttcttgaaaatggaaatttttttgaatttttgaaaatgggtTTGTGTTTATGTTATTTGGTTCGTGTAATGTATAACTTTAACAGGCTTGTGGTTGGCAGGTGTAAAGGgaaaaaatggggaaaagaAAACGAGAGCGAAGGGAGCGGGAAAGGCAAAGTGAAAGAGACAAGAGATGGGAAAAAGGGTCAAATAGTCGAGATAACCCTTTACAACTCCATGATACTGATAGTGAAAGCAGTCAAGAAGTAGTCGAAGGTACGAAACTTGTGTAAATGTTGACCTCATAACCTCTAGGACCACTTATGTTGAACTGGTGTGCTGAAAATGAAGTATGATTTTTGTGGGTCCATTTGTGATAATATTTCTTTATATGCTTGCTTTtggtgaaaatttggattttgtgTTGGCTTTGTGAATACTTTATTGTGGTGTGTTGGTTTTATGAATAGTTTATTGTTGGTCTGTTcctgtttaaaattaaatattgttgCTGTGTTGGTTGTTTAGGATATAGAGAATTTATTGTCGTTGTTATGTTGGTGGGTGTATCCAATTGTGCGGTTTGTTGGTTTGCTTTAGAAATGAATGCATTGGTTATTCTCTTTTTGCAGTTTCACCAGGAGGGGGCAAATTATTCCAGATTAATTTACATCACCATGGGGATCTTGGTGACTTGGCCTATTATGGTGGGGAAGTTCAAAGTAGGATATACCATATTGGTGAGATTGAAATGTCCAACCTTGACACATGGTGTAGGAGGCTATACGGCGGAAAAGCCATTGTTGATTACCATTGGTGTCCGAAGGGAATCGAATACCGGGATGGGATAAAGGCGATAAACCATGAACAAGATTTCAGGGAAATGGCTGTGACAGGATTAAAGGCAGGGTCTGTTGAGGTATACGTAAGGGAGTATTCTGTCAAGGACATTAAAGAGTTACATGAAAAGATTAAGCTTGACTTGGAGCCTCCTCCTCTCCCCCCTAGTACTGTTGTTATTGAGGAGCTTGTGGACCCGGAGGCTGGGCCAGGGGTAGAGGTGAATATACCAGTTCAAGATCAGGGGCCACCTGTGATTTTACCAGAAATTGAGGGGGTTTTGTTGATTGAGTGGCACGGCAACAATGTGCAGGCACCAGTTATAGATGCATTAGAGCCGGAGGATGCAGTAGCGGGGCTGGAAGAGGGTGTGCAGGCTGCAGTTGTAGATGTGGTGCAAGAGGGGCTGGATGAGGTTCAGGAGGGGCTGGATGAGGTTCAGGAGGGGCTGGATGAGGCGCAGGAGGGGCTGGCAGagggtttaaatttaaatgaacatGAAGAAGTGGTTGGGACAGAGAAAGAGTCTGAGGCCAGATTGGAAGAGGTTACTGAAGAGGGGGAGGTGCCAGAAGGGGGGCCAGATTGTCCCCCTTCAACTCTAGAGAGGATGGCACAGGGTCTATTTGATCATATGGCTGAGGAGCTAGAGGGCATGGAGGGGCTGTTTGATGACGATGACCAAAATGAGGTTCAAGCAGAGGAACACTCCGGTCAAAGGGGGAAGAATGAGGGTGAGAAGCCAACTCTTGACGACGTCGAGCTAAATGTCGAAGATTACATCGTCGACCCAGACTACGACATATGGGACGACGATGACGATTTGATAACGGAGCTTAGATCGACGGGCCAATATTTTGAAGAGGGACCAGATGCCCAACATGAGGATGATGTAGATGTTGGATCTTCACAGAGATCTGGTGGGAGACCAAGGGGAGAGAGTCAGGCAGAATTTCGCCCGGGGGGCGTTGATAGAACTATACATCCAGAAGCTGACGAGCAGGAGGAGGAGGTAGACTCGGACTACATTGCTTCAGATGATAACAACACGGCTTCCGAGTCTGACGGTGACGGTCGGGTGAAGTTCAGGATGTTCAACGAGGAGAAAGAGATGGAAAATCCAACCTTCAAGAATGGATTGCAATTTGTGAACAGAGAGCAATTCAAGAAAGCATGTAGGCAGTGGGGCATCAAACACAGGTATCAACTGCATTTTCCTGTCAACGAGAAGACCCGTGTCAGGGCTAAGTGCTTTGACAAGAGTGACAATGTACCTAAGTGTCGGTTTGAAATATTTGCATCCAAGCAAAACATGTCAGATCCGGATGATGAAACATTCTTAGTGAAGACCCTGAACTTGGTACACACTTGCCCGAAGAGAAGATCGAATTTCCACATGACCAGTGCCTATCTGGCTGAGAGTTTCTTGGAGGAGTTTAGGGCCAATCCAGATTACAACCCTGAGCAGTTTGTTGCTAAGATTGCACGGGAGCTGAAGCAGAAGATCAGTGTGCAGACGGCACGAAGAGCACGACTCAGGGCTGTAAGAAAATTGGAGGGGGATGAGGATGGGCAGTATGCTAAGTTGTATGACTACCGAAGGGAGGTCCTTCGAACCAATCCGGGGAGCACAGTGGATTTTAAAGAGCCTCGAGGAAAGTTTGCGGGTATGTACATGTGCTTGGCTGGAATGAAGAATGCCTTCCGGAATGGGCTGAGGCAGATCGTTTGTCTGGACGGTTGCTGGTTGAAGGGGAAGTATGGGGGTCAGTTGCTATCTGCAACTGGGATTGACCCCAATGATTGCATGTATCCTCTGGCTATGGCATGGGTGAAGGTTGAGAATACTGAAAACTGGACGTGGTTTTTGGAGCTATTGAAGGCTGATTTGCATCTGGGCAACAGGACAACCTTCATGTCAGACAAACAGAAGGTAATTGCTTTCCATAACAGAACATTCATTATATAAGCTGGTAATTGCTTTCCATAGTTGTGCATTTTTATCAGTAAGGTCCATAGTTGATCATTTAGTAAACGTTAGGGTCCACAGTTGATCATCTGTTAAACGTTAGGGTCCACAGTTGATCATTTGTTAATGTCTTTAACTTGTGCTTCTACAGGGCCTCATACATGCACTGGACGCGCTTTTTCCACATTCAGAGCACAGGTATTGCTGGAGGCATCTGTGGGCAAATTTCAGAACCACCTTCCACTTGCAACATTTAAAGCCGCTTATATGGAACATTGGGATTGCAACCTACACATCCAAATTGAATGCTGCCATGAAAGTTTTGGAGAATACTCATACGGCGGGCTACAACTGGATTGAGGAGAGATCTAGGGAGCATTGGTCCAGGGCACATTTCAGGCCGCAAGTCAAGTGTGACATATTGCTGAACAATTTAGCGGAGGCCTTCAATAAATATGTACTGACTTCGAGGACGAGACCTATCTTGACGATGTTTGAAATGATTAGGACTCAGCTGATGAGGCGGATCCATGACAAACAGATTTTTGGGAGCAAGATTAATTCGCGGTTGTGCCCTAAAATTAGGAAAAAACTGGACAAGATAATTGAAGAGGGTTGGAATTACACCGCACACCCTGCCGGCAGTCCTCAAGTGCAAGTTATAGGTCCCGGAGGTCAGTTCGTGGTAAATTTGGATGAAAGGACTTGCACATGTAGGCGTTGGGACCTCACTGGGATTCCATGCGTTCACGCATGCCCCTGTATTTATGAGAACAATGAGGTCCCAGAGAACTATGTGGACGACTGCTACACAAAAGCCACCTACCAAAAAGTGTACAGCTATGTTATCAACCCTTTGAATGGGGCTGATATGTGGGAAACCGATCCAAATCCATTCCATATCATAGTTCCTCCCTCGCCTGTGCAAACAAAGAAGCGGGGTAGAAAATCGACGGTAAGACGAAAGGAAGCGGAAGAGCTAGAGCAGCAACATGAACAGACTGTACAGGAGGCCCATGCAAAGAGGGCAAAGTTAGGACGTAAGGGGCTTCAGAAGGTTAAATGCAGTGAATGTAACCGATTTGGCCACAACAAACGGACGTGCAAAAAGGACAATGACCAAGCTGCATGTGGGGGTGACACTCAGCCAGAAGCAAGAGCTGCAGGGGATGAAACAGGGGGAGAAGCACCAGATGCAGGGGAGGTtccaggtggggagtttggaaCTGGAGAGCAGGCCCCAACAGGAGAGTCTGGCGTACACCTAAGTGGAGCCTATTCTGCAACAGAACAAGCCTCGGTTGAACAGCAAGGTGCAGGGGAACCCAGTCATGACACTTCTATACAAGCTGCTCGAGCTGCTAAGAGAAAAGGAAAGAGGCCTGCTGGTCGAGAAGTCCCTTCGCGATACAGGGACTGTTTGAGGAAACGAACAACGAACAAGTAGTGCAACAAAACAGATGGATGTATATTTTGTACCATGTGCTTTTTGTTAAGGAACGTTTTTTGTTTTGGGCAACACATGGATATATTTTACTAGATGCCCCAACTTTGTTGTGTTTAGAAGCGTACGGTGGTGTATGTGCAAATGTAAATGGTTGGAAATGTTATTCTGAATGGTTTTTATTTGTGTAAATGAAGTTCGTTTATGATTGTCTTTAATTGTGCCAGATTATGGTTGTCTTTTATTGTCATACGCTTGAGTGAAAGTATAATATCTCCTACGGCCCTCCATGTATTAGCAATAATCAATCATGGACCCTTTTGTTTTCTTATATGATCAATCATGGACCCTaatatttcattattataaCAGACCTAGCCCCTATGAAAAACAACCCAATCATCCTTGGCCCACAGTGTGGCCCATAAATATCCGCCTACAACTCATCCAGCCCCACTCATCCAGTGTTTAACGCTTACAACTCAACTCAAAAATTACAACCAAAAATGGAAGGAGTAGCTGCACAAGTGGTTTGCGATTGCGGAATCCCATGTCGCCTAGACATTTCTTCAACGGATAGGAACCCCACTCGAAGATTTTACGCTTGTTCAAAGCGAACTGTAAGTAATTCATGtgctttacaaaaaaattcaaactgtaagtaatttacattaattttttgacCTTACTTCGCCTTTTATTTTTTCGAACTAAATTTGTCCAGAATCAGTGTAATTTTTTTGCCTGGCTAGAGAATGACATGCCTTACCAAATGTCGGTGGTCCGAAACTTGAAACTTGACCTCCATGTCATGACTGTTGAACTGGAGGAGGCCAAAAGTTTGCTTGCTGCTAAAAAGGACGAGTTCCAGGGATTGAAGGAGTCCCATGAAATGTACATAGACGAAAATCAGGGATTGAAGGAGTCCATTGAGATGTTTCGCGATGAAAATGGAATCTTGTTTGAGGAAAGCGGTCTACTTTTTATGGAGATAGACATACTGAAGGGCCAGATCAAGGACATGGAGGTCAAGTGTGCAGACTTGGAGAGGTCAACCAGGAACATGAAGTTTGGTTTTTGTGCTGCTTGTGCAGTTGCAGGATGCAGTGTAGGCTTGCATTGCATGaggaaaaattgaataattattaaatgatgTTGCTTCATTATTATTATGGGTTGTAATGCtacatatattaattaaataatttttaatttcagacagtgtttttttaattatgatagagcaattaattaaatatgctAGAGTAATTATTAATGATGTTTTACAGCCCAATATCGCTAATTGTACATACTGACTTGTCTTATCAGCATTAATGTTGTTTAAGAAACCAATATACCCTTTCATTAACCAAAATCGTCATTAATGACATCCACTCACTTGGGAAACAACACACCGCTTAAGTGAAGAATATGAAAAGACATCTATCCAACTTCTTTAAATATGTAATCATGCTTACTTACTAACACACACAAAGACACTTATCATTCATACTTAAAGTGATCCACTTTcgccttcatcttcaaaacaacgCAGCAATGCCTGAAAATAGAGTCCGTTCGTTTGATCTTGAACTCATGGACTGTGCCGTATGCTGTGAACCTCTACGCCCTCCCATTATTCAGGTTTGACCCCacatcatttatatatttattcacTTTAGGTTATTCTTAATTTTCTaacttttccttttcttcaGTGTCAGAATGGACATGCAACATGCAACTCCTGCTCTGTAAAGATGGGTAAATGTCATGCTTGCACTTTGCCAATCGGACCGATGCGCTGTCGGATAATGGAAGCAGTCGTGGAGTCTTTAACGGTTTACTGCCAGAACAGAGTATATGGTTGCCAAGAAAGCTTCAATTACGACGAGAAGACAGATCACGAGAAATACTGCTCTTTTATAGAGTGTTCATGCCCGATTCCAGAGTGCAATGTGAAGGGCTCGTCCGAAACCATTTATGCTCACTGCAAAGAGTTGCATCAAGATATTCTCACACTATTTAACTTTGGACGTAAATTTGCAGTTTCTGTGGACATGCATGATAGGGGTTTGCTTCTCCAAGAAGAACAATCAGACGTTGTGTTTGTTCTGAACAACACGAAGTGCTCTT
This region of Mercurialis annua linkage group LG1-X, ddMerAnnu1.2, whole genome shotgun sequence genomic DNA includes:
- the LOC126666218 gene encoding E3 ubiquitin-protein ligase SINA-like 10, which codes for MPENRVRSFDLELMDCAVCCEPLRPPIIQCQNGHATCNSCSVKMGKCHACTLPIGPMRCRIMEAVVESLTVYCQNRVYGCQESFNYDEKTDHEKYCSFIECSCPIPECNVKGSSETIYAHCKELHQDILTLFNFGRKFAVSVDMHDRGLLLQEEQSDVVFVLNNTKCSYGNIITVFCLGPLSNGSCPYDIEVKFDESSVHRFHSSTKNFQDTNKYYRSLTGFLLDSSDQEFFADGLIKMEISVYRSLELGSADDV
- the LOC126677667 gene encoding uncharacterized protein LOC126677667, translated to MGKRKRERRERERQSERDKRWEKGSNSRDNPLQLHDTDSESSQEVVEVSPGGGKLFQINLHHHGDLGDLAYYGGEVQSRIYHIGEIEMSNLDTWCRRLYGGKAIVDYHWCPKGIEYRDGIKAINHEQDFREMAVTGLKAGSVEVYVREYSVKDIKELHEKIKLDLEPPPLPPSTVVIEELVDPEAGPGVEVNIPVQDQGPPVILPEIEGVLLIEWHGNNVQAPVIDALEPEDAVAGLEEGVQAAVVDVVQEGLDEVQEGLDEVQEGLDEAQEGLAEGLNLNEHEEVVGTEKESEARLEEVTEEGEVPEGGPDCPPSTLERMAQGLFDHMAEELEGMEGLFDDDDQNEVQAEEHSGQRGKNEGEKPTLDDVELNVEDYIVDPDYDIWDDDDDLITELRSTGQYFEEGPDAQHEDDVDVGSSQRSGGRPRGESQAEFRPGGVDRTIHPEADEQEEEVDSDYIASDDNNTASESDGDGRVKFRMFNEEKEMENPTFKNGLQFVNREQFKKACRQWGIKHRYQLHFPVNEKTRVRAKCFDKSDNVPKCRFEIFASKQNMSDPDDETFLVKTLNLVHTCPKRRSNFHMTSAYLAESFLEEFRANPDYNPEQFVAKIARELKQKISVQTARRARLRAVRKLEGDEDGQYAKLYDYRREVLRTNPGSTVDFKEPRGKFAGMYMCLAGMKNAFRNGLRQIVCLDGCWLKGKYGGQLLSATGIDPNDCMYPLAMAWVKVENTENWTWFLELLKADLHLGNRTTFMSDKQKGLIHALDALFPHSEHRYCWRHLWANFRTTFHLQHLKPLIWNIGIATYTSKLNAAMKVLENTHTAGYNWIEERSREHWSRAHFRPQVKCDILLNNLAEAFNKYVLTSRTRPILTMFEMIRTQLMRRIHDKQIFGSKINSRLCPKIRKKLDKIIEEGWNYTAHPAGSPQVQVIGPGGQFVVNLDERTCTCRRWDLTGIPCVHACPCIYENNEVPENYVDDCYTKATYQKVYSYVINPLNGADMWETDPNPFHIIVPPSPVQTKKRGRKSTVRRKEAEELEQQHEQTVQEAHAKRAKLGRKGLQKVKCSECNRFGHNKRTCKKDNDQAACGGDTQPEARAAGDETGGEAPDAGEVPGGEFGTGEQAPTGESGVHLSGAYSATEQASVEQQGAGEPSHDTSIQAARAAKRKGKRPAGREVPSRYRDCLRKRTTNK